In one window of Niallia sp. Man26 DNA:
- a CDS encoding polysaccharide deacetylase family protein — MKMLRIFLFLFTILVIPPSVSAQQKVPILIYHSIDEFSGQGSKELYVTPENFEKQIEYLRKAGFTLLTFERWQDISKVNKPIFLTFDDGYKNNWEVYKIFRKLKTEQFQPTATFFVIADFIGRSNRLSKAELKELADSGIISIQSHTATHPDLTKITNYRAELKGSRDTIQTITGKPVIAVAYPYGSFNSSVMEQAKRYYKFGLTTTPAYYANEGLKDGEYLLPRIYIKYTTSLDEFTKIVEGN, encoded by the coding sequence ATGAAAATGCTTAGAATATTTCTTTTCCTTTTTACCATCCTTGTTATACCACCTTCTGTTTCCGCTCAACAAAAAGTGCCAATCTTAATTTATCATTCAATTGACGAATTTTCCGGACAAGGCTCCAAAGAGTTGTATGTTACTCCTGAAAACTTTGAAAAGCAAATTGAATATTTACGAAAAGCTGGCTTCACTTTATTAACATTTGAGCGCTGGCAGGACATTTCAAAGGTTAACAAGCCGATTTTTCTTACATTTGATGATGGATACAAAAATAACTGGGAAGTATATAAGATTTTTCGGAAATTGAAAACAGAGCAATTCCAACCGACTGCAACATTTTTTGTTATCGCAGATTTTATTGGTCGCTCTAATCGGTTATCGAAGGCAGAACTAAAAGAACTTGCTGATTCTGGGATTATCTCCATCCAGTCTCATACAGCAACACACCCTGATTTAACAAAAATAACAAACTATCGAGCAGAACTAAAAGGATCGCGAGACACTATTCAAACGATTACTGGCAAACCAGTGATAGCAGTTGCCTATCCGTATGGGAGCTTTAACAGTAGCGTTATGGAGCAAGCAAAGAGGTACTATAAATTTGGACTTACTACAACTCCTGCCTATTACGCTAACGAAGGCTTGAAAGATGGGGAGTATCTGCTGCCTCGTATTTATATTAAGTACACAACCTCATTGGATGAATTTACAAAAATAGTGGAAGGAAATTAG
- a CDS encoding anti sigma factor C-terminal domain-containing protein, whose protein sequence is MTLTKLSISKNRQLLIGGIALCIIIGCIYTAAILNLKRQVEQENMVLNEVKGANTEWKSNGKEYHLLSAVAYFQMEKKVGNQIILSGSMEQKVNVLGSEELISSAEKKVEGEESNELLFFDPKVEYATLPQELNKAVTEDTNTLMEAAISFDKPYSLTELEDILGTKHVNWLWVELDSAVDKKLKEEEGQSEDYTTYVEGHSAIGFPVNGSGFEIKGQLFLNKLAKQMQEETYRKEAQLILTALNKTSAPSVTDIKARGTVVSGTPEQLQTLAKLKIIRASTIGAKITQQKEDQAL, encoded by the coding sequence ATGACTTTAACGAAACTTTCTATTAGTAAAAATAGACAGCTATTAATAGGTGGTATCGCATTATGTATTATCATAGGTTGTATTTACACAGCAGCAATACTTAATCTAAAAAGGCAAGTGGAACAGGAAAATATGGTCTTAAATGAAGTGAAGGGTGCAAATACAGAATGGAAGAGTAATGGAAAGGAGTATCATTTATTAAGTGCAGTTGCGTATTTTCAAATGGAAAAAAAGGTTGGAAATCAGATTATTTTGTCTGGTTCAATGGAGCAAAAGGTAAACGTTCTTGGGAGTGAGGAATTGATAAGTTCCGCAGAGAAGAAGGTTGAGGGCGAAGAAAGTAATGAACTGCTTTTTTTTGATCCGAAAGTAGAATATGCTACACTTCCTCAAGAACTGAACAAAGCAGTTACAGAAGATACAAACACATTGATGGAGGCCGCAATTTCCTTTGATAAGCCTTATTCATTAACAGAGCTGGAAGATATTTTAGGCACCAAGCATGTTAATTGGCTATGGGTCGAATTGGATTCAGCGGTTGATAAAAAATTAAAAGAAGAGGAAGGACAATCAGAAGATTACACCACATATGTGGAAGGGCATTCGGCTATCGGTTTTCCAGTAAATGGGTCTGGCTTCGAAATAAAAGGGCAGCTTTTTCTTAATAAGCTAGCAAAACAAATGCAGGAAGAGACATATCGCAAGGAAGCTCAGCTTATTTTAACAGCGCTTAACAAAACCTCTGCCCCATCTGTTACGGATATTAAGGCAAGAGGTACCGTTGTTTCTGGAACACCGGAACAGCTGCAGACTCTAGCGAAATTAAAGATAATCAGAGCATCTACAATTGGCGCTAAAATTACTCAACAAAAGGAGGATCAGGCACTTTGA
- a CDS encoding GyrI-like domain-containing protein, translating to MKHEWRKHEKGLYLPKAKPELVTVPEQKFFMIDGQGNPNGEEFAEKIKVLYSLAYAIRMMPKGGYTPQGYFEYTVYPLEGIWSLTEKGRQLQELNKDEFLYTIMIRQPDFVSEELAQLVMEQVKKKKPHPYLEYAYFQTAEQEECVQMLHVGPYDNEPETFAIMHEFTKNNNLERISLEHREIYLSDARKAASAKLKTVLSYKISHMQTEI from the coding sequence TTGAAGCATGAATGGCGAAAACATGAAAAGGGGTTGTACTTGCCAAAAGCAAAACCAGAGCTTGTGACTGTTCCAGAGCAAAAGTTTTTTATGATAGATGGACAAGGAAATCCGAATGGAGAAGAATTTGCAGAAAAGATTAAGGTCTTATATTCCCTTGCATATGCAATTCGGATGATGCCAAAAGGCGGCTATACACCTCAAGGGTATTTCGAATATACTGTTTATCCTTTAGAAGGGATATGGAGCTTAACAGAAAAAGGCAGGCAGCTGCAGGAATTAAATAAAGATGAATTTTTATACACGATTATGATCAGGCAGCCGGACTTTGTATCAGAAGAATTAGCCCAATTAGTAATGGAACAAGTAAAGAAAAAGAAGCCTCATCCTTATCTGGAGTATGCATATTTCCAAACAGCAGAACAAGAAGAATGTGTGCAGATGCTCCATGTAGGTCCATATGATAATGAACCCGAAACCTTCGCGATAATGCATGAGTTTACTAAGAATAATAACTTAGAGAGAATATCCCTTGAACACCGGGAAATATATTTATCTGATGCGAGAAAGGCAGCTTCAGCAAAATTAAAAACAGTATTAAGTTATAAGATTAGTCATATGCAAACAGAAATATAA
- a CDS encoding acetyltransferase: MNQSSCPNCSGSDIKKGIIASGVNALHMYAYENRRSEPSPILSYYCADCGYIIGSFVENPSKIKE, translated from the coding sequence ATGAATCAATCAAGCTGTCCGAATTGCAGCGGAAGTGACATCAAGAAGGGGATTATCGCATCAGGTGTTAATGCTTTGCATATGTACGCTTACGAAAATAGAAGAAGCGAGCCTTCGCCAATCCTGTCATACTATTGTGCAGATTGCGGGTATATTATTGGTTCGTTTGTGGAAAATCCCAGCAAAATAAAAGAATGA
- a CDS encoding transglutaminase family protein — MNLILESSNLQDYLKEQVEVDFSHPLIQAASEELFVNTYTDLEKVKKAFEFVRDEIYHSWDIQGKLVTCAASDVLANKQGICYAKSHLLAAILRSQGIPTGFCYQRLLLFQTPEEGYCVHALNAVYIKSLSKWIRLDARGNKKGVNAQFSIEKEKLAFTINEELGEVDYPVIYVHPHPKVLAVLKENKDAITMYKERLPEAL, encoded by the coding sequence ATGAATCTCATTCTGGAATCTAGTAATCTTCAAGATTATTTAAAAGAACAAGTTGAAGTTGATTTTTCTCATCCTCTCATTCAAGCTGCCTCAGAGGAGCTGTTTGTTAATACATATACAGACTTGGAGAAGGTTAAAAAGGCTTTTGAGTTTGTTCGTGATGAAATTTATCATTCGTGGGATATACAAGGAAAGCTCGTAACTTGTGCTGCTTCAGATGTGTTGGCAAATAAACAAGGCATATGTTATGCTAAGTCGCATTTGCTAGCAGCAATTCTGCGGTCACAAGGAATTCCAACAGGCTTTTGTTACCAGAGGCTGCTGCTGTTTCAAACTCCTGAAGAAGGATACTGTGTGCACGCATTAAACGCTGTGTATATAAAATCCCTTTCAAAATGGATTAGATTGGATGCCAGAGGCAATAAAAAAGGGGTTAATGCTCAGTTTTCCATTGAAAAGGAAAAACTAGCTTTTACTATCAACGAGGAGCTTGGTGAAGTAGACTATCCTGTCATATACGTTCATCCACATCCGAAGGTACTTGCTGTCCTTAAGGAAAATAAGGATGCGATTACCATGTATAAAGAGCGTTTGCCAGAAGCGCTTTGA
- a CDS encoding uridine kinase: MKHKPYVISIAAVSGGGKTAVAKHLAAKWNKGVQLIHFDDYELKGPHHFGEWAKNSGDYNDWDVLPIVVDICSSLENPAVEIIILDYPFSTLNTQLQHLIDLSIYIDTPLDIAMARRIVRDEFSSITEIRTNCQSYLNEGRRAYQVMVEKVKPSADIVIDGTLQLEEITARIFTNIKQERK; encoded by the coding sequence ATGAAACATAAACCTTACGTTATTTCTATTGCTGCTGTGTCTGGCGGCGGCAAAACGGCAGTAGCAAAGCACTTAGCAGCTAAGTGGAATAAAGGAGTGCAACTTATTCATTTTGATGACTATGAGTTAAAAGGACCGCATCACTTTGGGGAATGGGCCAAGAATAGTGGAGATTATAATGATTGGGATGTTCTACCTATTGTTGTCGATATTTGCTCATCACTTGAAAATCCAGCGGTTGAAATTATTATTTTAGATTATCCGTTCTCCACTCTTAATACCCAGTTGCAGCATTTGATAGATTTATCTATTTACATAGACACTCCGTTAGATATTGCGATGGCCCGAAGGATAGTTCGTGATGAGTTTAGCTCTATTACTGAAATACGAACAAATTGTCAAAGTTACTTGAATGAAGGCAGACGCGCATATCAAGTCATGGTTGAAAAAGTAAAGCCAAGCGCTGATATAGTAATCGATGGTACATTACAGCTGGAAGAAATAACAGCTAGGATATTTACTAACATAAAACAGGAGCGGAAGTAG
- a CDS encoding NUDIX domain-containing protein translates to MNIRISAKAIIIDNDKLLLTKNQDDEGYFYLFPGGGQEHGETLEQAVRRECLEEVGEQVEVGSLVFIREYIGKNHEHASFDYDFHQVEHYFICNIENGQSEKTKPANPDTNQVGLEWLPIDKLLDYRIYPKELLQQIINYTQNITTPVYLGDIN, encoded by the coding sequence ATGAATATAAGGATTTCAGCTAAAGCAATAATCATAGATAATGACAAGTTATTGTTAACGAAGAATCAAGACGACGAAGGGTATTTTTATTTATTCCCAGGCGGCGGGCAGGAGCACGGTGAAACATTGGAACAGGCCGTTAGAAGAGAGTGCCTGGAAGAAGTCGGGGAACAAGTGGAAGTCGGTTCATTGGTTTTTATTCGCGAATATATCGGCAAAAACCATGAGCATGCTTCGTTTGATTATGACTTCCATCAAGTTGAGCATTATTTTATTTGTAATATAGAAAATGGTCAAAGTGAAAAAACAAAACCAGCAAATCCTGACACTAATCAAGTCGGTCTTGAATGGCTGCCTATCGATAAGTTACTTGACTACAGGATATATCCGAAAGAACTGCTTCAACAAATTATTAACTATACACAAAATATCACCACACCTGTATATTTAGGAGACATTAATTAA
- a CDS encoding DUF1284 domain-containing protein yields the protein MYKLRGHHLFCLLGYRGMGYSEEYVKNMTKLHQTLRNNPHTYIQIVNEPDHLCEKYPNSGKYHCQDPHIYERDAAILKKLGLQIGEILQWRNIEAAVRNRTVPADIQVVCETCSWRSYGVCEEGIQEMHDGKRLREIN from the coding sequence ATGTATAAATTGCGAGGTCATCATCTTTTTTGTCTATTAGGATACAGAGGCATGGGATATTCAGAGGAATATGTAAAAAACATGACAAAACTGCATCAAACATTGAGAAATAATCCTCATACATATATTCAAATCGTAAATGAACCTGATCATTTATGCGAAAAATACCCAAACTCAGGGAAGTATCACTGTCAGGATCCACATATATATGAAAGAGATGCTGCCATTCTCAAAAAGTTAGGCCTTCAAATTGGCGAGATACTGCAGTGGCGGAATATTGAAGCAGCTGTTCGAAATCGAACTGTGCCTGCCGATATTCAAGTAGTATGTGAAACATGCTCTTGGCGTTCATACGGGGTCTGTGAGGAAGGCATTCAAGAGATGCATGATGGGAAGAGACTGCGGGAAATAAACTAA
- a CDS encoding ABC transporter ATP-binding protein: protein MDFPIKKFLSYYQPYLKQFFSILACALLASTLALAFPLLVRYITKDFLAGSYSAGLDQIYWVGGLMLALVIVQNLIYFYVDYKGHELGARMETDMRSELFAHMQSLPFSFFDKEKTGQLMSRITNDLLLLSELYHHGPEDYLKYSVRFFGAFVILFHINAALTIVVFCFTPVLAICAFLFNKVVNKALRNNKERIAEVNAQVEDSLAGIRTVKSFVNEQEEILKFNQKNSSFFESRKNTYKAEATFYNIFQVLLQLITVTVVVIGSAKITNETLDLADLLTFLLYINFMIEPVSHLAHMSTQLQEGITGFQRFMEIMKTKPEAETQSLPRAVIAGKVEFRHISFRYEDRLHNVFENLSLCIQPGEYVALVGMSGIGKTSLCSLIPRFYDVSEGKVLVDNMDVRDYKLDYLRRSIGIVQQDVYLFTGTILDNIRYGKPAATIDEIITAAKHADAHDFIMNLPNGYHSEIGQRGIKLSGGQKQRLSIARVFLKNPSILIFDEATSALDNASEAVVKKSLEALTKNRTTIVIAHRLSSIRNADRIIILNKDGILEEGSHDKLIRNNGTYAQLYSRQFDLN from the coding sequence ATGGATTTTCCTATAAAGAAATTTCTTTCCTATTATCAGCCATATTTAAAGCAGTTTTTTTCCATTCTAGCTTGTGCTTTGCTCGCATCAACTCTAGCATTGGCTTTTCCATTGCTTGTGCGCTATATTACAAAGGATTTTCTAGCTGGAAGTTATTCGGCCGGATTGGATCAGATATATTGGGTCGGCGGGTTAATGCTTGCATTGGTTATCGTGCAAAATCTTATCTATTTTTATGTTGATTATAAAGGGCATGAGCTTGGTGCTCGCATGGAAACAGACATGCGAAGTGAGCTGTTTGCGCATATGCAAAGTCTGCCTTTCAGCTTTTTTGATAAAGAAAAAACGGGTCAGCTAATGTCCAGAATTACCAATGATTTGCTGCTCCTCTCAGAGCTGTACCATCATGGACCGGAAGATTATCTGAAATACAGCGTCCGCTTTTTCGGCGCTTTCGTTATTCTGTTTCATATCAATGCAGCTTTAACTATTGTTGTATTTTGTTTTACCCCAGTTTTGGCTATATGTGCCTTCTTGTTTAATAAGGTGGTTAATAAAGCGTTACGTAACAACAAAGAACGGATTGCCGAGGTTAATGCTCAGGTTGAGGACAGTTTAGCCGGTATAAGAACAGTGAAATCCTTTGTTAACGAACAAGAAGAAATACTAAAATTCAACCAAAAGAACAGCTCTTTTTTTGAAAGCCGTAAAAACACATATAAAGCAGAAGCAACTTTCTATAATATTTTTCAAGTATTGCTCCAACTAATCACTGTAACAGTAGTCGTCATCGGCAGTGCCAAAATTACCAACGAAACATTAGACTTAGCTGATTTGCTGACTTTTTTGCTGTATATCAACTTTATGATTGAACCTGTTTCTCATCTTGCACATATGAGCACACAGCTACAAGAAGGGATTACAGGCTTTCAGCGATTTATGGAAATTATGAAAACCAAACCTGAAGCAGAAACACAAAGCTTACCCAGAGCTGTCATAGCTGGAAAAGTGGAGTTCCGCCATATTTCCTTCCGCTATGAAGACCGTTTGCATAATGTTTTCGAGAATTTGTCTTTGTGTATACAGCCAGGTGAGTATGTCGCTTTAGTTGGGATGTCAGGAATCGGAAAGACATCATTATGTTCCCTCATCCCCCGCTTTTATGATGTGTCAGAAGGCAAAGTGCTCGTAGATAATATGGATGTCCGAGATTATAAACTCGATTATTTAAGAAGATCAATTGGCATTGTCCAGCAAGATGTTTATCTATTTACAGGCACCATTCTAGATAATATTCGCTATGGCAAGCCTGCTGCAACGATAGATGAAATAATCACAGCCGCAAAGCATGCTGATGCCCATGATTTTATTATGAACTTACCGAACGGCTACCACTCTGAAATAGGTCAACGAGGCATTAAGCTGTCTGGTGGCCAAAAGCAGCGCCTCAGCATTGCCCGAGTTTTTCTGAAAAACCCGTCCATTCTTATTTTTGACGAAGCGACAAGTGCCTTGGATAACGCAAGCGAAGCAGTTGTCAAGAAATCGTTGGAAGCGTTAACAAAGAATAGGACTACGATTGTAATCGCACACCGCCTGTCAAGCATTCGCAATGCAGACCGAATCATCATTTTAAATAAAGATGGTATTTTAGAGGAAGGCTCACATGATAAGTTAATTCGAAACAATGGAACATATGCCCAGCTTTACTCGCGACAATTCGATTTGAATTAG
- a CDS encoding HPr family phosphocarrier protein has protein sequence MTEMHFNIIAITGFARPACLLVSSASMFQSRIFLEYNNRSVNLQNSPCAIMEVMSLEIKPGAYFKVWADGADEQKALQAIAKALTEAWGLLPNEV, from the coding sequence TGCATTTTAACATTATTGCCATAACAGGATTTGCCCGCCCGGCATGTTTGTTAGTAAGCAGTGCCTCTATGTTTCAATCGCGAATTTTCCTCGAATATAATAACCGTTCAGTAAATCTACAAAACTCTCCCTGTGCCATAATGGAGGTTATGTCATTGGAAATAAAACCGGGAGCATATTTCAAGGTGTGGGCAGATGGTGCAGACGAACAGAAGGCACTGCAAGCAATCGCCAAAGCCTTAACAGAAGCATGGGGGCTTCTTCCTAATGAAGTCTAA